The following is a genomic window from Sphingobacterium spiritivorum.
TTATCAGTACGTACAGGTCTCAATACAGACCAGAACAATTCGTGATTATACGCTCCACCTGCATTATTACGAAGCTTGCCGGAATATTTTGAGATATTTTTCAAAAGATCCTGAGCTTGCTTTACATCTACTTTTTCTGCTTCTATGGCTTCATTGGCAGCTACCACATAATTGTTATAGTGTCTTTCGTAATGTATCTGCATGGTCTGTGCATCAATCGTCGGCTCCAGATCAGCATATGTATAAGGCAACACTGCCTTCGCGAAACGAAATTTATCTGCTCCTCCTAATATTGACGGAACTGCCGATCCTGTCAATACCTGCGTCATCAGTAGCCCTGTTGTCAGGCCAAGACTATTTTTAATAAAGGTTCTTCTGTTCTTGTTTTCCATATCATGTGTTTTTAACAGCTTATTTATTTTGCATCCTCTTGTCTCAGATATTCTAAAATAGATTTTGCTTCTTGTTCGTTAAGTCCCATAGCTGTCATCATACCATCGTATGACTGACTCAGCGCTATAGCATCCGGATCCTTTGCCAGCATCTGATCGGGTGTCAATATCATATTGAGTATCCATTCAGGTGTTCTTTTCTTCGTTACACCATAAAGTGCAGGTCCTATTTTATCTTCCTTTACTTCATGACAGATGTTACATTTGACTATAAAGAGCTTATTGCCCTGATCTGCCAATCGGGAATCAAACGGTTTTCTCTCAAACTGAGTGATAGTCCCTATCCCTTTACTTCCTTCCGTCAGATAATCATGTACAGGAGCCTGTTCCTTCGTTTTATCCGGCGTTGCGGATTGAATTTTCTGTCTATCCGT
Proteins encoded in this region:
- a CDS encoding superoxide dismutase, whose product is MENKNRRTFIKNSLGLTTGLLMTQVLTGSAVPSILGGADKFRFAKAVLPYTYADLEPTIDAQTMQIHYERHYNNYVVAANEAIEAEKVDVKQAQDLLKNISKYSGKLRNNAGGAYNHELFWSVLRPVRTDNKPGGSLAKAIDTAFGSFDKFKEEFTKAALSQFGSGWAWLVADQGKLKIGGTPNQDNPLMDISAFKGIPLLGLDVWEHAYYLHYQNKRVEYVNSWWSVVNWDKVQHYFDKSAKG
- a CDS encoding c-type cytochrome, producing the protein MKATSTLYLILYLIVFCMLSCNSGNSKTDRQKIQSATPDKTKEQAPVHDYLTEGSKGIGTITQFERKPFDSRLADQGNKLFIVKCNICHEVKEDKIGPALYGVTKKRTPEWILNMILTPDQMLAKDPDAIALSQSYDGMMTAMGLNEQEAKSILEYLRQEDAK